The Diceros bicornis minor isolate mBicDic1 chromosome 18, mDicBic1.mat.cur, whole genome shotgun sequence sequence GGGGTGTAAGAGAGGTAGGGCAGTCACCTTGAATTCAAGTTCAGTGAGTGAGATTGGGATTATGCAAGTGAttgctggggatttgggggggaTCTAGTTTTCTTTGTGAGGTAGGGGTAGAACGGATGTGTGATTCCATGATCCCTCTTCTCCCAGGTCACTCTACATGACATGATCCTGAAAAATATCGAGAAGATCAAACGGCCCCGGAGCAGCAATGCAGAGACACTGTACtgaggccagggccagggccaggggacTCTGTGAGTCTGGCTCAAGACCGACATTGCCTTGGTTTGTTACATGACTATCGTGATGGGGAAACTGGCTGGAAATAGTAATCACACCTCTCTCTGTTTTTAGTTCGAGTCTAATGAAACTCTCATGTAGTTCTGTGACGTGTTTACCTCTTTTTTCAGGCCTCAGGAActcttctatttccttgcctAATACCCTACGCCCAACCTGTTCTAATTTCTGGAGAACTGCAGGTCTGTGTGCGCAGGATGTTAGTACAAGAATACTTGTTGTTCTCTCCCCGCCACCCTCACCCCTGTGTCTTgggctttgtgttttcttccttttgatgATTAGTTGGTTAGAAGCTGAGGAAACTGGAAGGAAAGTGCTAGGTGTTTTTTAGGAACTGGGATCAGAGGTACCAGCTCCTCTCTTCCTGAAATAAAGTTAGTATCTCTTGCCACTGTGGGGTGTTGGATCTCCCTGCCACAGTTGCCCTGGTGATGACTTAGGATTTCCCATCTACACACATCCCACCTTGAACCCGATCATGACAAGAAACACCTTAGACCTTCAGCCAAGTCCCTAGCTTCTTTAGATGTTTTTACAACTAGGAttttcacacacagacacacacgcacatgcctTCCTACTATTTTAcctgactcccccccccccccccccgcccgccACGAACCCTGTCATACACATGCCGTTCAGAGGGTGATAGTTGTCTTAGTCCTCAACCACTGGGGCTCATCGTCTCCTGATGTTGTAGCCCCTTGGTGCACAGAGGCTGGTGAGTTGGAGGAGAACTGAGAGATGAGAAGCAGAGGGACTCGGGAAGGCCCCATCGTCTGTGACTCAGGTCCCTTTGGACGGTATTGCAAAGGCTGGTCCTCTGATTCCTGGTTGCCTCTTCCCAGGCCAGTTGTAAATTGGGATGGGGTGTCTGCAGCTGTGAGGGCCagatgctgctgctcctgctgggCTTTCCCTTTGGGGAAAATGTTTCTCTTATTTATAGTATTGTGCTTCCAGAGAAAGCAGTCACtcgtgtatatatatgtgcatgcacGCTCATGCATGTACACATTTTGTGTATGTGGAAATCTGCTGGGCAAGTCAAACCATAGAAGAGTTGCCTCCTCTATCTCTTGAATCTTCCAGAGATGTCACTTGTTACAGCTTTTGTGTTCATCCTCATCAACCTCCACTTTTTTATTCTACCACTACTGGAGAGTCAGTATCTGCAGTCAGCCTGCCGGTGACTCTCAGTGTCTGTTTCTGACTTTTATTCTTGTCCTGTCTCTGTCTTCTAACCCCCAATCATATTTCCACCTGGATGCGTCATTTTTACTCCCAGTATTCTGTAGAGAAGGAGTGAGGATGCTGTCTTCCCGTGAATAGTACTCAGTAACAAACCAATTGCATTTTAGTTGGGCAGTGCCCCCCTACCCATCCTCCAGATCCCTTCCAGCTAAAGCCCTTCCCTCCTCCCGCCAcgtgtttctcagtttcccttTTTGTTTGTTGGATTGTTCTGCTGACCCTTCTCCTCACCCTACTACCCTTGGATCGTAATGTAAAATTCTTTTACCATgtcaagaaattattaaaaatacaggtactttgacctctttctaaagcCGCAGACCCTGGTGCGATGCTCTGGTGGTTAGGGACACTCCCATACTCATGTGCCTGCACGTTGGGACACCGCCATCACATACACCTCCAGCCACCCCATTGGGTGTCTTGTTACTGATTGAGCTGCCTCTTTTCTCTGGAATAATGGAAAGACTGAGGCTTCTGTCTACCAGGAGGCAAGAGTGGGtctttcatttttgttcagtCTGAGTTATGTGAAAGTTAGCTGTTCCCAGACCTAAGCTGCCTTCTGTCCCTACCCTCACAAGATCTTGGTTCCTTCCTCCCCCTGCTGCAGTGATACCCATGGACCGCCAGTAGAGGCTGCTCTAGTTCTGTGTGTGGGGAATCACCTGGTTCAAGGGACACGCTACCCTGTCATTTTCTTTACCttatactaattctttcctctgaaTAATGTCTTAAATTTCTTGAAGAGATGCCAGGGACTCCTGGTTTTGGTTTTCAAGTGACTTGGGGGCTGTCTAGGACCCTAGCTCTCTCTGAAATAAAGTTTCTTCAACTTCCACCTTGCAAAGTAGCCTCTGGTTTCCAATGATCCCCTCATTGTCTCTGcaaaaagagatttaagattaaGATTGAACAATGGAGGGACATCTGCTCTATTCTATTTCAGAGGTTAGTACCAGTAGCTGACAATTTTTGAATGCCTACCTTGTGTCGGGCTCTGTTAAGCACTTTGTGTGCATGatcacatttaatcttcatgaaTCTATAGGGTAGTTTTGTCCCTTCTTTATAGGTAAGGGCACTGAGGCTCATGATAAGTAACTGCCCTGTGGTTACACAGCTTAGGAACCTGGAATTGGTATATAAATCTGATTGCTAAGCCCAGGCCCTCACCACTCCTTCTTTCTCACTGACTGCATAGAAGAGGCCCAAGACTACAAATCAAGGGCTTGGCCTTAGGCAACTTGCAAAACAGTGCATACTGCTGAACTGGGCAGTGGATCCTGGAAATATTGGTGGTGGTGCCTGCCAGGAGGTAGGAAAATGGACAGTTACAATGCCTGCATGTAGCACACAGGCCTGCATGTAGCACACAGGACTTTATTGGGCATCTGAGATTTGCATTCTTCCTCAGACCTATTCTGGATGGAAGGTAGAGTTGAGCGTTAATCCAAATGCTCTCTAATCTGGTCTAAATGATGGAAATCAGTAGGGGAGTTGACTGTGCTGGCAGTAGGTGTTCAGTGGCAGGGGAGGCTATGCACGGGGAAGTAGTGCCTTGAGCCAAACCACAGAACAGAAAGTTGGAACAGAATTATATAAATCAAAGTCAGAAATTTCCTGTCCAACCCACAGGGTGGAGTTttctccattcctgtccatcCTACTGAATATAAACCCTGATTTCATGTGGAAGGAGCAGCTGGTAAGACTCATTTCAGCTCAGCATTCACCATGAATCTCAAGGTAGTCCTTGTGTTCCTGGCACTGTCCCTCATTACCATCTTTGCCCTGGCCTATGTCTTGCTGACCAGCCAAGGTGGCTCCAGCCAGCCTCCTCGCTGCCCCTCTGTATCCCACAGTGCCCAGCCTTGGACACACCCTGGCCAGAGCCAGCTGTTTGCCGACCTGAGCCGAGAGGAGCTGAAGGCTGTGATGAGCTTTCTGACCCAGCAGCTGGGGCCAGGCCTGGTGGATGCAGCCCAGGCCCGCCCCTCGGACAACTGCATCTTCTCGGTGGAGCTGCAGCTGCCCCCCAAGGCTGCAGCCCTGGCCCACCTGGACAGGGGGAGTCCCCCACCTGCCCGGGAAGCACTGGCCATCGTCTTCTTTGGTGGACAACCCCAGCCCAACGTGAGTGAGCTGGTGGTGGGACCGCTGCCGCACCCCTCCTACATGCGGGATGTGACAGTGGAACGTCATGGGGGCCCCCTGCCCTATCACCGACGCCCCATGCTGGGAACTGAGTTTGCCCAGATGGCGAAACATTTGAAAGAGGTGGAGCTACCCAAGGCACCAGTCTTCCTGGCTTCTGTCTTCAACTACAATGGCTCCACTTTGGCATTTCTGCATGCCACCCCTGGGGGCTTTCGCTCAGGGGACCGTGCTACCTGGATAGCTGTCTACCATAACATCTCAGGTGTTGGGATTTTCCTTCACCCAGTGGGGCTGGAGCTGCTGCTGGACCACAGGGCCCTGGACCCTGCCCACTGGGCTGTCCAGCAGGTCTTCTACCTTGGGCACTACTATGCGGACTTGAGCCAGTTGGAATGGGAGTTTAAGGCTGGCCGGCTGGAAGTGGTTAGAGTTCCTCTACCCCTGCCAAATGGGGCTTCATCCCTGAGGTCCCGGATCTCCCCAGGTCCTCTTCCCCCTCTTCAGTTCTCACCACAGGGCTCCCGATATAGTGTACAAGGGAACCTGGTGGTATCCTCTCTCTGGACATTTACCTTTGGCCATGGAGTGTTCAGCGGCATGAGGATTTTTGATATTCGGTTCAAGGGCGAGCGGGTGGCCTATGAAGTCAGTGTCCAGGAGTGTCTGTCTGTCTATGGTGCCGATTCACCCAAGACAATGATGACCCGATATTTGGATAGCAGCTATGGACTTGGCAGTCACAGCCGGGGCTTGGTGCGAGGAGTGGACTGCCCCTATCAGTCTACAATGGTGGACATCCACATATTAGTGGGCAAAGGGGCAGTCCAGCTGCTCCcgggggctgtgtgtgtgtttgaggaggCCCAAGGACTACCCCTTCGAAGGCACCACAATCACATTGAGAGTCATTTTTATGGTGGTTTGGCTGGCTCAGCCCTTGTAGTGAGGTCTGTGTCATCTGTAGGCAACTATGACTACATTTGGGACTTTGTATTGCACCCAAATGGGGCGCTTGAAGGGCGGGTCCATGCCACGGGGTATATCAACACAGCTTTCCTGAGTGGGGGAGAGGAAAGCCTCCTCTTTGGGAACCGTGTGGGGGAACGAGTGCTGGGGGCAGTGCACACACATGCCTTCCACTTCAAACTGGACCTGGATGTGGCAGGTGAGTGCTCAGGGGATGCGGATTGAGAgttggggtggggcagagggaagggagaCCCCCAAatcaagctggaagaggcaggagagtGGCATTCCAGCACCacaatttattgtggtaacagcAGGGACTACTGATTTGAGTGTTCAACTGCAATCAGCCTGAAATACTGGGCTCACTGGGTATCTGGCAAAAGGTAGAGAGAGCTCCCCCACCCAGCCTCGATTACCCAGCCTCTCTGACTTGGTGTGATTGTGAAACTAGTTTAAATGTAATGCCTGTGCCTGGCTGGTTGGCCTTGAGTGACTCTATGGGTGGTGAATTTGCGTTGTCTGCAGCTGGATGGGGCCGGAGTTGGGGCTCTCTCAAGTTCCTCCTAACTAATTCTGGGGTCAGTGGAGGTGGAGAAAGCAGGGGCCTGAGCAGATGTAGGAAGCGTGTGTCTAAAGAGGCTTCAGAGTAGAGGTGGTCCTGGGGCGTGAGAAGGGGGGCTATTAGCTGGGGGTTGTACCACAGGATTTCAGGCAACTGGGGATATGAGATAGTGGCCTCATGCTCCTGAGGCGGGCCATCTCATTCTTGCCAGCATGTGTCATCACAATGGGCTCTCTGGTGACACGGCAGGCGTGCAGTAGGCTTGCTCCCAGTGTCGAAAGGGATTTCTCAAGTAGGGCTCAGATCACAAAGAGGACTTGCTGCTCCTGGCAGATTTTT is a genomic window containing:
- the AOC2 gene encoding retina-specific copper amine oxidase isoform X1; its protein translation is MNLKVVLVFLALSLITIFALAYVLLTSQGGSSQPPRCPSVSHSAQPWTHPGQSQLFADLSREELKAVMSFLTQQLGPGLVDAAQARPSDNCIFSVELQLPPKAAALAHLDRGSPPPAREALAIVFFGGQPQPNVSELVVGPLPHPSYMRDVTVERHGGPLPYHRRPMLGTEFAQMAKHLKEVELPKAPVFLASVFNYNGSTLAFLHATPGGFRSGDRATWIAVYHNISGVGIFLHPVGLELLLDHRALDPAHWAVQQVFYLGHYYADLSQLEWEFKAGRLEVVRVPLPLPNGASSLRSRISPGPLPPLQFSPQGSRYSVQGNLVVSSLWTFTFGHGVFSGMRIFDIRFKGERVAYEVSVQECLSVYGADSPKTMMTRYLDSSYGLGSHSRGLVRGVDCPYQSTMVDIHILVGKGAVQLLPGAVCVFEEAQGLPLRRHHNHIESHFYGGLAGSALVVRSVSSVGNYDYIWDFVLHPNGALEGRVHATGYINTAFLSGGEESLLFGNRVGERVLGAVHTHAFHFKLDLDVAGLKNWVVAEDVVFKPVAAPWSPEHQLQRPQLTRQVLGREDLTAFSLQSPLPRYLYLASNQTNAWGHQRGYRIQIHSPLGIHMPLESDMERALSWGRYQLVVTRRKEEESQSSSIYYQNDIWTPTMAFADFINNETLLGEDLVAWVTASFLHIPHAEDVPNTVTVGNRVGFLLRPYNFFDEDPSIFSPGSIYFEKGQDVGLCSVNPVACIPHLVACVPDLPPFSYQDF
- the AOC2 gene encoding retina-specific copper amine oxidase isoform X2, which codes for MNLKVVLVFLALSLITIFALAYVLLTSQGGSSQPPRCPSVSHSAQPWTHPGQSQLFADLSREELKAVMSFLTQQLGPGLVDAAQARPSDNCIFSVELQLPPKAAALAHLDRGSPPPAREALAIVFFGGQPQPNVSELVVGPLPHPSYMRDVTVERHGGPLPYHRRPMLGTEFAQMAKHLKEVELPKAPVFLASVFNYNGSTLAFLHATPGGFRSGDRATWIAVYHNISGVGIFLHPVGLELLLDHRALDPAHWAVQQVFYLGHYYADLSQLEWEFKAGRLEVVRVPLPLPNGASSLRSRISPGPLPPLQFSPQGSRYSVQGNLVVSSLWTFTFGHGVFSGMRIFDIRFKGERVAYEVSVQECLSVYGADSPKTMMTRYLDSSYGLGSHSRGLVRGVDCPYQSTMVDIHILVGKGAVQLLPGAVCVFEEAQGLPLRRHHNHIESHFYGGLAGSALVVRSVSSVGNYDYIWDFVLHPNGALEGRVHATGYINTAFLSGGEESLLFGNRVGERVLGAVHTHAFHFKLDLDVAGLKNWVVAEDVVFKPVAAPWSPEHQLQRPQLTRQVLGREDLTAFSLQSPLPRYLYLASNQTNAWGHQRGYRIQIHSPLGIHMPLESDMERALSWGRYQLVVTRRKEEESQSSSIYYQNDIWTPTMAFADFINNETLLGELQR